The stretch of DNA ACACAGAGCTGGACCGACACGTTTTCCTCCGTCTACGCCGACCAGCCGCTGGCCACGCTCTCCTGGTTCAACGCCTCCCCCGGCCTGGAGCTGGTCAAGCGGGTGATCGACGGCACGCTCAAGCCGGGTCAGCGCCTGATCGATCTGGGCAGCGGCCCCGGCGTCGACGCCGTCTTTCTGTCCGTGCAGGGCCTGGACGTCACCGGCGTCGACCTGTCCCCGGACGCCGTCGCCCGGGCCACCCGCTGGGCCGAACTGGCCGGCGCCGACGCCGAGTTCATCCAGGGCGACGTGCTCGACGTCCCGCTGCCGGACTCCTCGGCCGACGTCGTCACCGACTCCTTCGTGTTCCACAACATGCGTGACGACGCCAGGCCGCGCTACGCCGACGAAGTGCACCGCCTGCTCAAACCCGGCGGCCTGTTCCTGCTGAACTCCTTCTCCGACAAGATGGTGGCCGGTACCGGCCCGCGCCGGATCACCAGCGAGGACATCCTCACCACGTTCACCGCCGACCGGTTCGAGTGCGTGGCGCTGTACGTGTACCGCAACGTGCCCACCCGCACCAAGCCGGACCAGCTGCACTGGTTCGGCGAGTTCCGGGCGCGCTGATGCGGGTCGTGGTCACCGGCGGCGGCCGGGGCATCGGGCGTGCCGTCGCCCTCGGCTTCGCGGCCCACGGCGCGCAGGTCGCGGTGCTGGCCCGCACCGGGTCCCAGGTGGAGTCGGTGGCAGGCGAGATCGAGGAACTCGGCGCCGAGAGCGTAGCCGTGGCCGTGGATGTCGCGGACGAGGCGGCGCTGGGCGAGGCGGCCGAGCGGGTGGTCCAGAGGTTCGGTGGCGTGGACGTCCTCGTCAACGCCGCGGGCGTCTTCAATCTCGGACCCACTGCCGGGTTTCCAGCGGAATCCGCGCGGACCCTGCTGGAAACCAACGTCATGGGCACGTTCCTGGCCTGCAAGATCTTCGGCAGGCACCTGCTCGAGCAAGGCCACGGCAAGGTCGTCAACTTCTGCTCGCTGTTGTCCTACACCGCTTTCCCGGAACGGGCGCTGTACGCCGCGAGCAAGGGCGGCGTACTCCAGCTGACCCGCAGCCTGGGGGTGGAGTGGGCGGCGCGCAACGTCAACGTCAACGCGGTCGCCCCCGGCATGATCCGCATCGAGACCCCGCATCCGGCCGCGCTCGACGAGGACGCCATCGTCGGGCGCATCCCCTCCGGCCGGCGCGGCCGGCCGGCCGACATCGTCGGACCCGTCCTGTTCCTGGCCTCCCCTGCGGCCGACTACATAAACGGCCAGACCGTGGTCGTCGATGGAGGCTGGCTCAGTTATGGATACCTCTGAAAGCTCCCTGGCGCTCGGAGTCTTCTGCGGCTTCTCCACGGGACCGTCGGACCGGTACGTCCAGGCGGCCACCGTGCTCGGCGCCGGCCTGGCCGCCCGCGGCCACGGGCTGGTCTACGGGGCGGGCGGGTCCGGCCTGATGGGCGCGGTGGCGCGCGGTGCCGCCGAGGGCGGTGCGCCGATCCTCGGGGTCATCCCGGAGTTCCTGCGCGCCAAGGAGATGAACGACCACCTGCCGCCACAGCAGATCGTACTCACGGAGGATCTCCTGGAACGCAAGCGCGTCATGATCGACCGCGCGGACGCCTTCGTCGCGCTTCCGGGCGGCTACGGCACGCTCGACGAGGTGCTCGAAGTGGTGTCCATGGCCGCACTCGGGCAGGACGTCGGTCCCCTCGTACTCTTGGACGTGGACGACGACTGGCTGCCTTTGCTCAACTACGTCGAGCGGCTGGAGAAAAGGGGCTTCGTACGCGACGCCGGCATCCTGCGCGTGGCCCGGACACCGGAGCAGGCGCTCGACATGGTGGCACCGGCCTCGGCTGCTGCGCTTGCGCTCGCGGGCGATCCGCAGGGCAAGCAGGCGGCTTCATGATTTCCGCGGTATTTCGGGCACGACTGGCCGGTTACCGGGCTAGTCCGGAGCCGTCCCGTCCGGCGTGCGAGGCGACGCGCGCCCCGCGCCGACTCGGTCACCGGACAGAGTGTTCGACGGGATTCCTGGCGGACGAATGGTTCGATCGTGGGCGCCGCCCGGCTCCGCTGCCAGGCCCCGTCGCCACCGCACCGCTGCTCGGTATCTGCTGGGTGGCGCAGTGGATGTTGCCGCCGCCGAGGAGGAGTTCGCGGGTGGGGAGGCCGACGACTGTGTGGTGCGGGTGGATCCTGGCGAGGCGGGCGAGGGCCTCGTCGTCGTGTTCGGGGTCGAGCAGGGGGACGAAGAGGTGGTCCTGCGTTGCGTAGAAGTTGGTGTAGGAGGCGGCGAGCCGGGGGCGTGGCACGGTGCCGGCGGTCGGGACGCCGTGACGGTCGATGCCTCGAAGCTCGGCCTCGGTGGCGTACAGCGGGCCGGGCAGCGGCAGTTTCTCCACCCGGAGGGTGCGGCCTCTGGCGTCCTGGACGCTTCTCAGGTCTTCCAGGGCGCGTGCGCTGCGCTCGTACTGGGGGTCGCTCGTGTCGTCAGTCCAGGCCAGACAGACCACCCCGGGGGCGGCGAAGCACGCGATGTTGTCCACATGGCCGCGCGTGCCGTCGTCGGCGAGGCCCCACTCGATCCACACGGTGCGGGTCACGCCGAGGTAGGCGGCCATGAGGTGATGCATGGCGGTGCGTGAGGGAACGTCGTTGCGGGCGGGGTCGAGCAGGGTCTCGGCCGTGACGAGGGCGGTTCCCTGCCCGTCGACGTGGAAGGAGCCGCCCTCCAGCACGAGCGGGGCGCGGTAGCGGTCGGTGGCGGTGAGGTCGAGCACCCTTTGGGCGTACTGGTCGTCGGTGGCCCAGTACGGGTAGCGGTTGCCGTAGCCGTTGAAGGCGAAGTCCACGCCGCGCCGCCGCCCGGTGCCGTCGACCACGAAGGTGGGGGCGATGTCCCGGGCCCAGCCCAGCCAACTGGTCGTCTCCACCACGCGGACGCGGGAGTCGAGGCGGGAGCGGGCGTGTGCATACTGGTCGCCGGTGACCGTGACGGTGACTGCCTCCCCGGTGTCCGCGACGGCGTTGGCGAGGGCGGCGAGGGCGCGCTGCGCGGGGCGGGCTCCGTCGCGCCAGACGTAACCGTTCTGCGGCCACGCCATCCAGCATCCGTCGTGCGGCTCCCATTCCGCCGGCATGCGGAAGCCGTCCGCGGTGGGCGTGCTGTCCACGGTCCTCATCGCGCGCCCCCGCGGTGGCGTTCGAGGACGAAGGCGACCGACGGCGGCGCGGGCTCGGGGTCCCGCGTCCGCGAAGGCACTCGGGCGGTGATACGGGTGCGCGCGCTCCCGCGGTGGCGGATCATCCACACGACGAGCGGGATGAGGACGGCGAATTCCAGCGGTGGCGTGAGCGAGGCGGCCGTGGACACCGGCAGGGTCAGCACGAGCAGTACACGTGCCACGGCCTCTGCCATGAGTCCGGCACCGCACACCAGCGTCTCGGTGCGGTGCGCGCGGAGCAGGATCGGCTCGTGCGGCGGTTGACCGTGCAGCCTGCCGGCCAGATAGGCGGTGGCGGGCGTGGCGGTGAGGCAGCTTGTGAGGAACACCGATCCGGCGAGGGCGCTGATCAGTGGGTCACGCAGGAGCAGCGGCTGGGGCTGGGAGGTCACGGCGGCGAAGGCGGCCGACAATCCGTACATGAGGAGCATGGCAAGGGCCAGGCCGTCGGCACGCCGGTCGTGCAGGACGGTGGCGGCGAGCCAGAGGGCCGCCACTCCGGTCGCGGTCAGGAGCGCGGGGAGTGTGGCCACACCCGCGACGAGGCAGCCGTAGTACGCAAGGGGCGAGATGCCCAGGTCGAGGGCCAAGCGGGCCAGGCGGCCGAGGCGGCGCCGGCGCGCGGGCGCCGACGGCCGGGCCGGCTGCGGTACTGACGGCGAAGAGGTCGGCTCCGAGGGGTCCATGGCTTCTCCTTGATCCTGGTCACCGGGACGGGCGGGCTGCGGCGTCCGCCCAATTTTTTTAGCATCTCCGTGCTAAATAAACCGTAGCACGGTCGTGCTATAAAAGCCGGGTGCCAAAGATGGTGGATCCCGAGGAGCGCCGCCGCGAGGTCGTGGACGCCGTCTTCCGGGTCGTGGCCCGCGGCGGCATCCAGCAGGCCACTCTCCGGAACGTCGCCGCCGAGGCCGGCCTCGCCGTCGGGTCCGTACGGCACTACTTCGCCAGCCACCGCGAGCTCCTGATGGCCGCGGCGCGCGAGATGGTGCGCCGGGTGGACGACCGAGTGGCGGCCCAGCGGGAGCGGCGGCACCCCGGGGACGACCCGTGCCTGGTGGCGCAGGAGGTGGTGGGCCAGTTCCTGCCGCTCGACGCGGCGCGCGCCGAGGAGACCGCGGTCTGGCTGGATTTCGTCGCGGCTGCCCGCACCGACCCCGCCCTGGGCGAGATCGCCGCCGAACTCCACGACGGGCTGCGGGACGTCGCCGGGCGCCTGCTGCACCGTCTGGGCGTGGACGATCCGGTGGCGGCGGAGCATCTCGCCGCAGTACTCGACGGACTCGCCCTCGGCGCGACACTCCACCCCGACCGCCTGAGTCCGGACACCATCCGGGCCGTCCTGCATCGGCACCTGACCCAACTGCCCGGCGCGGCTGACGAGTCCGAGCACCCGGACACATAGGTGTAGGCGCGGCAGGCTCCGGGGGCCTTCCACGCGGCCCAAGCGCGACGGCGCTCAGGAACGGCCGCACGCCGGGGCCCCGGTGGCGACGTCCAGCTCGCTCAACCGCGCTTCCAGGCCCTGCCGGAGGTTCCCGGTGGCGGCCGTGACGTCCGCACCGACACTCACGCCTCATCCCCAGCCGACCGCGGGCAGCCGCCCCGCCCCGGGCGTGCCGAAGGCCGTGCGCGCCGACGGCGCCGGGCAGGCCCCTCCCCTCCGCGCGCGGACAACGGCCATCGGCGCCACGGTGACTGAACGCGGGACCGGGCAGTGGGACCGGCGGTTGTTTTCGGCAGCGATTCCGAGACACCTACCGCAGCGCTCCACGGCGCCGACTGAGAGGGCGTGGTAAGCCAGGTGAGGCACTACGGCTGCCCGGACTGCCGACGCTCCGGTGCCGAGGGGGGTGGTGCCACAGCGCTGGCACACCGGATGCTGCCCGTGCGTATGGGGGCGGACCTCTACCGTCCAGGTGCACTGTCCCGGGCGCGCGTGGTCGTGCCGGATCCCATCGGTCGAACCCCCGGCCCCACCTGACCCGTCCGTTCGAACGCTGTCCCGCCCCGGGCCGCAGGCGGGGGAGGCCAGCGGCGGCGCTGCGCTTGATACGGCGTGTCGCCTGACACGTTCCCGCGGAACTCCGTGCCCATGCGGCGGGAGGTCTGCTTGCGCCGGCCACCGCGGATCGACATGTAGCCCGCGTTGTTGACCCGTCAGGCGGTCTTGACGACGGTGCCGCCGCTTTCGAGCGCGGTCACCTCGTCGGCGGGAGCCGTGGTGTCGGTGACGAGGGTGCTGAGGAGCGTGGAGGGGCCGACGTGGGCGTAGGCGGTGCGGCCTAGTTTGCTGCCGTCCGCGGCGACGATGATGCGGCGCGCGGAGGCGATGCCGGCCTTCTTCACCGCCGCGTCGTCGAGGTCGTAGGCGGTCAAGCCCTCGGCCGCGCTCAGGCCGCAGCAGCCGACGACCGCGGTGTCGAAGCGCAGTGCCGCCAGGGAGGCGAGCGTGAGGGGGCCGGTCAGGGCCCCCTCGGCGGTGCGGGGCCGGCCGCCCGGCACCATCAGCGTGGTCGGACCCGGGGCGTCGCTGAGTACGTGGATTGCCTGCAACGACAGGGGCATCACGGTGACCTGTCGGCCACGCAGCAGACGGGCGACCTCCAGGCAGGTGGTGCCGCTGTCGAGGAGGACGGACTCGCCGTCGGCGATGAGCGAGGACACCTCGGCCGCGATCCGGCGCTTGGCGTCGATGGCTTCGTGGGCGCGCAGCGCGAAGGGCGGCTCCTCGCCCCTGAGCAGCAGGGTGCGTGCCCCGCCGCGGACGCGTTCGAGGACGCCATGGGCGGCCAGTGTGTCGAGGTCGCGCCGGATGGTCATCTCCGAGGTGCCGGTCAGCGCGGCGAGTTCCTGGACCGTGGCACTTCCCGACTCTCCGACGGCCTGGGCGATCAGCCTGTGTCGGCCTGCGTTGCTCATGCCGCGATTGAACATCACCTCGTAACGAACAAGCAAGGTGTTCGTTTATGGGCTTTCCAATCACAAAGTACGTTCGTTATGGTGAGCGGCATGGAACGCTCGCTTCGGTCCGCCCGTGTGGCGAACTTCGTCTACTTCGTGCTGTGCGGCACGGCGATGGACTGCCCGGCCTGCCCCGGGATCCCTGGATGTCGGCGGATACCCTGCCGGCCTTCGGTTTCTGCAACGGCTGTCCCGACGTGAGCATGGACGCCCACTCCCTGTACGTGGAGAAGGCATGGGCGGCCGCCGGGGTCACGATCGTGGCCTGCGCATGCTCTCCGGACCCGCCGTCATCGGCCGGCTGACGCATCTCGTGGCGTTGAACCACGCCTTCGTGCTGCTGACCCTGCTGTGCGTCATCACCGCTGCGGCCGCCCGAATCCTGCGCACCGGATCCGACCGCACGCGCGAGCCGGCACACCGCACGCGCGAGGCGGCGCGGAGCAGCCACTGACCGCCTGTGCGGCATGGCCCCTGACACCGTGTGCCGCACACCGGCCCCCACGCTCGCCCCGGCCGGCCGCCAGACCGGTGGGGGAGAACCCACCGTCACCAGAAGGAGCCCTTGATGTCCGAGACCGATACCATCCCCGCTCGCGGCCGTGTCGGGATCATGCTTCCCCGCGACCTGCCCGTACGGGACGTGCTGCCGTACGCGCGGCGAGCCGAAGAGCTGGGGTTCGACCAGGTGTGGGTGGTGGAGGACCTCGGCTGGCGCGGCGGACTCGCGCAGGCCGGCCCCGTCCTCGCCAGCACCACCAGCATCACCGTCGGCATCGGCATCATGCCCGCCGGCGCCCGCAACGTGTGCTTCGCCGCGATGGAACTGGCCACCCTCGCCCAGCTCTACCCCGGTCGCCTGATCGCCGGTATCGGCCACGGCATGCCCGACTGGATGCGTCAGGCGGGAGCCTGGCCCACCAGCCCCTTGACGCTGATCAAGGAGTACACGACCGCGCTGCGCCTGCTCATGCGCGGCGAGCCCGGCCCGGCAGGCGGCCGCTATGTGCGCTGCGAAGGCGTCGTCATCACCGAGACCCCCGGCATCGTCCCCCCGGTCGTCCTCGGCGTACGCGGTCCCAAATCGCAGGCAGCCGCGGGCGAGGTGGCCGATGGGCTCCTCCTGGCCGAGCCCGCGGCCCCCGCCTACATCGCCTCCTCACTCCGGCACCTGGGCAGCATCTCCGATGCGAGCGCGCCCGAAGTCGTCACCTACGACGCCGCCGCTGTCGATGACGACGAGGACGCCGCTCTCGCCCGCGTCCGCGACGGACTGACCGCCATCGGCGAGCCGGCCTGGGCCGCCCACATCGACCCCCTGCCGTTCGCCGCGCGGCTGCGCGAACACCGCGCCGCCTGCGCCGACGCCCGGCAATTCGCCCAGACCATGCCCGCCGCCTGGGTCCGCCAACTGAGCATCGCCGGCACCCCCGACCAGGCACGCGAAGCGATCACAGCCCGCCACGCAGCGGGCGCGACCAGCGTCGTCCTCACTCCCACCGGCCCTGACGCCCTGGCGTCCCTCGACTCGCTCGCCCGCGTGCTGGATCCCCGCCCCTGAGCCGAAGAGCCGAAAACCGCTGCCCCCGGAGGAGCCCGCCATGTCCACCGACCGACGGATCGTGCTGTTCGACCTCTTCGGGGTCATCGCCCTCCACCAACGCCCGGGCGCCCTGGCGGAGATGGCCGCCCGGCGCGCCGCACCCGCGGACGCCTTCGCCGAGGCCTATTGGGACTGCCGCCCGCCCTACGACGCCGCGCAGTGGTCCGCGCCCGAGTACTGGACGGCCGTGCTGCGGTGGCTGTCACTCCCCGTCGACGCCGACACGATCGAGGAGCTGCGGCTCGCCGACATCGACAGCTGGTCACGCGTCGACCACCGCATGGTCGCCTACGTGCAGTCCCTGCGGAACATCGCCGAGGTCGCCCTGCTGTCCAACATTCCCGCAGACCACGCGGACGCCTTCCTGGCCGCACAGCCCTGGCTGGGGAACCTTGACCACGTCGCCTTCTCCGGAAAGATCAATGCGGCGAAACCAGACCCAGCGACGTTCCACCACTGCGTCGTCTCCATGCAGGCCGCGCCGGCCGGCTTCCTCTTCGTCGACGACCGCGAAGAGAACGTACGGGCGGCACGGGCCACCGGTATGAACGGACGTACTTTCCGCGAGAGGCGGCGCTTCGTCAGTGGCACGGACACCGGGCCGTGCCCGAACCGGCACGGCCCCGCAGCGCGTTGCGCAATGCGGTGCCAACCCCTCCCGGCCCGCCGAGGATCCTGCCTGAAGGGAGCTGCGCCCCCGGGCATGTGTACCTCGGCAAGCCGGCGGGGCAGTTGGGAGAGATATGACAGGGGCTTCACGCGGGCCGAACGACCCGGCGCGACGGAACCGGATTCTGGAGGCAGCTCTGGATGTCGTCGGACTCCTTCGACGCACACCCCACGAGTTCCACAGACATCGCCACGGCCGTCGACGCGCTGGTCACGGGGACCGGCAGGAGGGCTGAGCCCGCCGCTCCGTAGCAACCGCTCGGAGTGCCGGCGGGTCCGGCCGGGCAGATTCGTCACTGCGCTGCGGATCGGATGAACGAAGCTGCCCGCTCGCCGATCATGATGGCCGGCGCATTGGTGTTTCCGGTCACCAGGGACGGCATGATCGATGTGTCTGCCACACGGACGTTGTCCAGGCCGTGCACGCGGAGTTCGGAATCGACGACCTTGCCCATCATGCACGTACCCGACGGGTGGTAGAACGAGAACGACTGGGTGTGGATGAAGTCGTCGATGTCCTGGTCGCGGTCCGATACGGGAGCCAGCCCCGCGGCCGCGGCCCCGTGGAGGTCGGACTCCAGGACCTCGGTGAGCCGCGACTCGCGGGCGATGCGCATGCAGATGCGCAGGCCTTCCCGCAGCCGCCTGCGGTCATCCTCGTCACCGAGGTAGTTGTGCACGATGCGCGGCTTGGCGTAGGGGTGTGAGTGCCGCAGGCGCACGGAACCGCGGCTGCTCGGGCGCGCGACGTACGGCCCGAAGGACATACCCGGCTCAAGAGGAGCGGCAAGTCCTTCGTCCCGGACGATGCCCAGCGCGGCGTGCACCTGAATGTCGGGAGCCGGCAGGCCATCGCTGGTACTGAAGAAACCGCCGACCTCGTTCCAGGCCATAGG from Streptomyces asiaticus encodes:
- a CDS encoding class I SAM-dependent methyltransferase, with product MTAFTQSWTDTFSSVYADQPLATLSWFNASPGLELVKRVIDGTLKPGQRLIDLGSGPGVDAVFLSVQGLDVTGVDLSPDAVARATRWAELAGADAEFIQGDVLDVPLPDSSADVVTDSFVFHNMRDDARPRYADEVHRLLKPGGLFLLNSFSDKMVAGTGPRRITSEDILTTFTADRFECVALYVYRNVPTRTKPDQLHWFGEFRAR
- a CDS encoding SDR family NAD(P)-dependent oxidoreductase, which codes for MRVVVTGGGRGIGRAVALGFAAHGAQVAVLARTGSQVESVAGEIEELGAESVAVAVDVADEAALGEAAERVVQRFGGVDVLVNAAGVFNLGPTAGFPAESARTLLETNVMGTFLACKIFGRHLLEQGHGKVVNFCSLLSYTAFPERALYAASKGGVLQLTRSLGVEWAARNVNVNAVAPGMIRIETPHPAALDEDAIVGRIPSGRRGRPADIVGPVLFLASPAADYINGQTVVVDGGWLSYGYL
- a CDS encoding TIGR00730 family Rossman fold protein, producing the protein MDTSESSLALGVFCGFSTGPSDRYVQAATVLGAGLAARGHGLVYGAGGSGLMGAVARGAAEGGAPILGVIPEFLRAKEMNDHLPPQQIVLTEDLLERKRVMIDRADAFVALPGGYGTLDEVLEVVSMAALGQDVGPLVLLDVDDDWLPLLNYVERLEKRGFVRDAGILRVARTPEQALDMVAPASAAALALAGDPQGKQAAS
- the aguA gene encoding agmatine deiminase, with protein sequence MDSTPTADGFRMPAEWEPHDGCWMAWPQNGYVWRDGARPAQRALAALANAVADTGEAVTVTVTGDQYAHARSRLDSRVRVVETTSWLGWARDIAPTFVVDGTGRRRGVDFAFNGYGNRYPYWATDDQYAQRVLDLTATDRYRAPLVLEGGSFHVDGQGTALVTAETLLDPARNDVPSRTAMHHLMAAYLGVTRTVWIEWGLADDGTRGHVDNIACFAAPGVVCLAWTDDTSDPQYERSARALEDLRSVQDARGRTLRVEKLPLPGPLYATEAELRGIDRHGVPTAGTVPRPRLAASYTNFYATQDHLFVPLLDPEHDDEALARLARIHPHHTVVGLPTRELLLGGGNIHCATQQIPSSGAVATGPGSGAGRRPRSNHSSARNPVEHSVR
- a CDS encoding VC0807 family protein; this encodes MDPSEPTSSPSVPQPARPSAPARRRRLGRLARLALDLGISPLAYYGCLVAGVATLPALLTATGVAALWLAATVLHDRRADGLALAMLLMYGLSAAFAAVTSQPQPLLLRDPLISALAGSVFLTSCLTATPATAYLAGRLHGQPPHEPILLRAHRTETLVCGAGLMAEAVARVLLVLTLPVSTAASLTPPLEFAVLIPLVVWMIRHRGSARTRITARVPSRTRDPEPAPPSVAFVLERHRGGAR
- a CDS encoding TetR/AcrR family transcriptional regulator; translated protein: MVDPEERRREVVDAVFRVVARGGIQQATLRNVAAEAGLAVGSVRHYFASHRELLMAAAREMVRRVDDRVAAQRERRHPGDDPCLVAQEVVGQFLPLDAARAEETAVWLDFVAAARTDPALGEIAAELHDGLRDVAGRLLHRLGVDDPVAAEHLAAVLDGLALGATLHPDRLSPDTIRAVLHRHLTQLPGAADESEHPDT
- a CDS encoding DeoR/GlpR family DNA-binding transcription regulator; the protein is MSNAGRHRLIAQAVGESGSATVQELAALTGTSEMTIRRDLDTLAAHGVLERVRGGARTLLLRGEEPPFALRAHEAIDAKRRIAAEVSSLIADGESVLLDSGTTCLEVARLLRGRQVTVMPLSLQAIHVLSDAPGPTTLMVPGGRPRTAEGALTGPLTLASLAALRFDTAVVGCCGLSAAEGLTAYDLDDAAVKKAGIASARRIIVAADGSKLGRTAYAHVGPSTLLSTLVTDTTAPADEVTALESGGTVVKTA
- a CDS encoding LLM class flavin-dependent oxidoreductase; translation: MSETDTIPARGRVGIMLPRDLPVRDVLPYARRAEELGFDQVWVVEDLGWRGGLAQAGPVLASTTSITVGIGIMPAGARNVCFAAMELATLAQLYPGRLIAGIGHGMPDWMRQAGAWPTSPLTLIKEYTTALRLLMRGEPGPAGGRYVRCEGVVITETPGIVPPVVLGVRGPKSQAAAGEVADGLLLAEPAAPAYIASSLRHLGSISDASAPEVVTYDAAAVDDDEDAALARVRDGLTAIGEPAWAAHIDPLPFAARLREHRAACADARQFAQTMPAAWVRQLSIAGTPDQAREAITARHAAGATSVVLTPTGPDALASLDSLARVLDPRP
- a CDS encoding HAD-IA family hydrolase — translated: MSTDRRIVLFDLFGVIALHQRPGALAEMAARRAAPADAFAEAYWDCRPPYDAAQWSAPEYWTAVLRWLSLPVDADTIEELRLADIDSWSRVDHRMVAYVQSLRNIAEVALLSNIPADHADAFLAAQPWLGNLDHVAFSGKINAAKPDPATFHHCVVSMQAAPAGFLFVDDREENVRAARATGMNGRTFRERRRFVSGTDTGPCPNRHGPAARCAMRCQPLPARRGSCLKGAAPPGMCTSASRRGSWERYDRGFTRAERPGATEPDSGGSSGCRRTPSTHTPRVPQTSPRPSTRWSRGPAGGLSPPLRSNRSECRRVRPGRFVTALRIG